One genomic region from Pyxicephalus adspersus chromosome 1, UCB_Pads_2.0, whole genome shotgun sequence encodes:
- the LOC140324280 gene encoding P2Y purinoceptor 2-like codes for MNSTGSENSTYKCKFDEDFKYVLLPVSYGIVFCIGLILNILALYIFLFRIRPWNASTTYMFNLAVSDIMYVISLPLLVYYYSQGDNWPFSVALCKIVKFLFYTNMYCSIFFLLCISIHRFIGICYPMKSLGWLKVRNARIISVVVWVFIAAFQSPILYFVTTSSNGDNTICHDTSSVELFDTFVVYSSVSLALLFCVPFVIIIICYVLMARALMQPSAASSNTSNSKKKSIRMIFIVLLVFIICFLPFHVNRTLYYYFRKLDLDCSVLNAINMAYKVTRPLACANSCLDPILYFLAGQSVRRNIISRNGITKVKNKFSTYVRENNWSSATDSNTAVNKINSSPTDNSSAPSPTPTVITKM; via the coding sequence ATGAATAGCACGGGAAGCGAGAACTCTACCTACAAGTGTAAATTTGATGAAGATTTCAAGTATGTTCTGCTTCCAGTATCCTATGGAATTGTGTTCTGCATCGGGCTTATTCTCAACATCCTGGCCCTTTACATCTTTCTGTTCCGGATTAGGCCTTGGAACGCCTCCACCACATACATGTTTAACTTGGCCGTTTCCGACATAATGTACGTCATCTCACTACCTCTGCTGGTCTATTACTATTCTCAAGGGGACAACTGGCCATTTAGTGTTGCTTTGTGCAAAATTGTTAAATTTCTCTTCTACACCAATATGTACTGCAGCATCTTCTTCTTGCTTTGCATCAGTATCCACCGATTCATTGGTATCTGCTACCCAATGAAGTCCTTGGGATGGTTGAAGGTTCGAAATGCTCGGATCATATCGGTTGTGGTCTGGGTCTTcattgcagctttccagtctCCAATTTTGTACTTTGTGACTACGAGCTCGAATGGAGATAACACCATCTGCCATGACACCTCTAGTGTGGAATTGTTTGATACTTTTGTGGTTTACAGTTCAGTCAGCTTGGCTTTGCTTTTCTGTGTTCCGTTTGTGATCATCATCATCTGCTACGTTTTGATGGCCCGGGCCCTCATGCAGCCCTCAGCAGCTTCTTCTAATACCTCCAACTCCAAGAAGAAGTCAATTAGGATGATCTTTATTGTGTTGCTCGTGTTCATCATCTGCTTTTTACCCTTTCACGTAAACCGAACTTTGTACTATTACTTTAGAAAGTTAGACCTTGACTGCAGTGTGCTGAATGCAATTAACATGGCCTACAAAGTGACCAGACCACTGGCTTGTGCTAACAGCTGTCTAGATCCCATTTTGTACTTTCTCGCTGGACAGTCTGTTCGAAGGAATATTATTTCTAGAAATGGGATCACAAAAGTCAAAAACAAGTTCTCAACCTATGTACGGGAAAATAACTGGAGCTCCGCCACGGACAGTAATACTGCAGTGAATAAGATAAACTCCAGCCCTACTGACAATTCCTCAGCCCCAAGTCCGACCCCAACTGTAATCACCAAGATGTAA